From the Toxotes jaculatrix isolate fToxJac2 chromosome 15, fToxJac2.pri, whole genome shotgun sequence genome, one window contains:
- the ift88 gene encoding intraflagellar transport protein 88 homolog isoform X3: MENVHLALEEDDLYSGYNDYNPTFDSEELENDVGFQQAVRTSHGRRPPMTAKFPGTAIGARPLASSFGSRIPMTSSVGRPMTGAVQDGAARPMSAVRAAGYTSSLIRGSTFDPLGQSRGPAPPLEAKNEDTPEEKIKILEKKVNDMIEESCMAQSMGALQLALEKAKEAGRKERALVRQREQSGNVDHINLDLTYSVLLNLANQYANNEMYPEALNSYQVIVKNKMFSNAGILKVNMANIYFKQKNYAKAIKFYRMALDQISNAHKEMRIKIMQNIGVVFVCLGQYSDAKTSFEHIMSESPNIKTGFNLILCYYAIGDREGMKNAFQKLISVPLGIDDEDKYIPSNDDTNSNMVIEAIKNDKLHQMERDLKALAEKYIMTAAKLIAPAIETSFAAGFDWCVDMVKSSQYVELANDLEINKAITYLRQKDFKQVEAVETLKMFEKKDSRVKSAAATNLSFLYFLEKDYDHADRYADLAMSADRYNPAALTNKGNTVFVKQDYEKAAEFFKEALRNDSSCTEALYNLGLTYKRLNRLEEALDCFLKLHAILRNSAQVMYQLAHLYELLEDPQQAIEWLMQMISVAPTDPQALAKLGELHDGEGDKSQAFQYYYESFRYFPSNIDVIEWLGAYYIETQFCEKAIQYFERATLIQPTQVKWQLMVASCYRRSGNYQKALETYKDIHRQFPENVECLRFLVRLCTDMGLKEVQEYATKLKKVEKMKEIREQRVKSGREGSARGRREGREGSAGSAGISTPILTSPKKASIMDSSHSSNSTKGERLSAKMRSLPASNEPYEASSPKELDASYVDPLGPQMERPKTGAKKRMDDDDFADEELGDDLLPE, encoded by the exons atggaaaatgtgcATCTGGCTCTGGAGGAGGACGATCTTTATTCCGGTTACAACGACTATAATCCAACATTTGACTCCGAG GAGTTGGAAAATGATGTGGGCTTTCAGCAAGCAGTGAGGACAAGTCATGGAAGAAGACCCCCG ATGACTGCCAAATTTCCTGGCACTGCCATTGGAGCTCGGCCTTTAGCTTCTTCCTTTGGA TCTCGGATCCCTATGACCTCTTCAGTGGGCAGACCCATGACTGGAGCTGTGCAG GATGGAGCCGCCCGACCAATGAGTGCTGTTAGAGCAGCAGGTTACACCTCCTCCTTGATCCGTG GCTCAACCTTTGACCCTCTCGGTCAGTCCAGAGGTCCTGCACCTCCACTTGAAGCAAAGAATGAGGACAC gccTGAGGAGAAGATCAAGATCCTGGAGAAGAAAGTGAATGACATGATAGAAGAGAGCTGCATGGCACAGAGCATGGGAGCCTTACAACTG GCTCTTGAAAAAGCCAAAGAggcagggaggaaggagagagcacTGGTAAGACAGAGGGAACAGTCTGGCAATGTGGACCACATCAATTTAGACCTCACCTACTCG GTTTTGCTCAATCTCGCGAACCAGTATGCAAACAATGAAATGTACCCAGAGGCCCTAAACAGCTACCAGGTCATTGTGAAGAATAAGATGTTCAGCAATGCAG GCATACTGAAAGTCAACATGGCCAACATCtacttcaaacagaaaaactacGCCAAAGCCATCAAGTTCTACCGAATGGCACTGGATCAGATCTCCAACGCTCACAAGGAAATGAGGATCAAGATAATGCAGAATATCGGCGTGGTCTTTGTCTGCCTGGGCCAATACTCTGATGCCAAAACGTCTTTCGAACACATAATGAGCGAGAGCCCTAACATCAAGACAGGCTTCAACCTCATCCTGTGCTACTACGCCATCGGTGACAGGGAGGGgatgaaaaatgcatttcagaAGCTCATTTCAGTCCCTCTAGGCATTGATGACGAAGACAAGTACATCCCATCCAAT GATGACACCAATTCAAATATGGTCATCGAGGCCATTAAGAATGACAAGCTGCACCAGATGGAGAGAGATCT AAAAGCCCTGGCTGAGAAGTACATCATGACCGCAGCCAAGCTCATTGCTCCAGCTATTGAGACTTCTTTTGCTGCTGGATTTGACTG gtGCGTGGACATGGTGAAGAGCTCTCAGTACGTTGAGCTTGCCAACGATCTAGAGATCAACAAAGCCATCACCTATCTCAGACAAAAGGATTTCAAGCAG GTTGAG GCAGTTGAAACCTTGAAAATGTTTGAGAAGAAGGACAGCAGAGTGAAGAGCGCTGCAGCCACCAACCTCTCTTTCCTCTACTTCCTG GAGAAGGACTATGACCATGCTGACCGATACGCTGATCTCGCCATGAGCGCTGATCGCTACAACCCAGCAGCACTTACCAACAAGGGGAACACCGTGTTCGTCAAACAGGACTACGAAAAGGCTGCAGAGTTCTTCAAAGAAGCACTCAGGAATGATTCCTCCTGCACTGAGGCCCTCTACAACCTGG GTTTAACCTATAAGAGACTGAATCGTCTGGAGGAGGCTCTGGACTGCTTCCTGAAGCTCCATGCCATTCTGAGAAACAGTGCCCAAGTCATGTACCAGCTGGCCCACCT CTACGAGCTCCTGGAGGATCCCCAGCAGGCGATCGAGTGGTTGATGCAGATGATCAGTGTAGCTCCCACCGACCCCCAGGCACTGGCCAAACTGGGAGAGCTGCACGATGGCGAGGGGGACAAATCCCAGGCTTTCCAGTACTACTACGAG TCCTTCAGGTACTTCCCCTCCAACATCGATGTGATTGAGTGGCTCGGGGCGTACTACATCGAGACTCAGTTCTGTGAAAAGGCCATTCAGTACTTTGAAAGAGCCACACTCATACA ACCAACACAGGTGAAGTGGCAGCTAATGGTGGCAAGCTGCTACAGAAGAAGTG GAAACTACCAGAAAGCTCTGGAAACGTATAAAGACATCCACCGCCAGTTTCCAGAAAATGTGGAAt gtCTGCGTTTCTTGGTGAGGCTGTGCACAGACATGGGATTGAAGGAAGTCCAAGAATATGCCACCAAGCTGAAGAAGGTGGAGAAGATGAAAGAGATCAGAGAACAA AGGGTGAAGTCGGGGCGGGAGGGCAGTGCCAGAGGTCggagagaaggcagagagggCAGCGCTGGGAGTGCTG GCATCTCCACACCTATCCTCACCTCTCCTAAGAAGGCCAGCATCATGG acagcagccacagcagcaacagcactaAAGGAGAGCGGCTGAGCGCGAAGATGAGGTCACTTCCTGCCTCCAATGAGCCCTACGAGGCCAGCAGCCCAAAAGAACTAG ATGCGTCCTATGTGGACCCACTGGGGCCCCAGATGGAGAGACCAAAGACGGGAGCCAAGAAGCGCATGGACGATGACGACTTTGCAGATGAGGAGCTGGGAGACGACCTGCTGCCGGAGTAG